The following are encoded in a window of Actinomycetota bacterium genomic DNA:
- a CDS encoding DUF6458 family protein: protein MGLGTSIFLIAVGAILDFAVNVNVQGFNIHNVGVILMVVGIIGAILSMVFWSSWGGFNRSRRTVAYDSYDAPVAPVRRRVIEEDRTF, encoded by the coding sequence ATGGGTCTTGGCACGAGTATCTTTCTGATTGCGGTGGGGGCCATCCTCGACTTTGCAGTGAACGTGAACGTGCAGGGTTTCAACATCCATAACGTGGGTGTGATCTTGATGGTCGTGGGCATCATCGGCGCCATCCTGTCCATGGTGTTCTGGAGCAGTTGGGGCGGGTTCAACCGGTCCCGACGGACCGTAGCCTACGACTCGTACGATGCTCCCGTTGCGCCCGTCCGCCGACGGGTCATCGAGGAGGACCGGACCTTCTAA